A single window of Selenomonas sputigena DNA harbors:
- a CDS encoding DUF5105 domain-containing protein: MKKSVWKSFTALLGILLVTLLIAGCGQKEEPEVSMEALGKALLQEDKAGMEKFGIKEGEVRSAFMKSFVTAFTASSGGLFTNDQAQQVGEACLNALKKCNVKAKTLEKKDDKAKVELTIDTLDASSMDMDKIANETQAGIAPDASLDAAMDAFMKNFAKAIEGLQPKGTKTIQVECTYDSSKGVWLPNDMVGTSDKILETAGGELMK, encoded by the coding sequence ATGAAAAAATCCGTTTGGAAGTCCTTCACCGCCCTCCTCGGCATCCTCCTCGTCACCCTTCTCATCGCAGGCTGTGGACAGAAGGAAGAGCCGGAAGTCAGCATGGAAGCTCTTGGCAAGGCGCTCCTCCAGGAAGACAAGGCCGGCATGGAGAAGTTCGGCATTAAGGAAGGAGAAGTCCGTAGCGCCTTTATGAAATCCTTCGTTACGGCCTTCACCGCTTCGTCGGGAGGGCTTTTCACGAACGATCAGGCGCAGCAGGTTGGCGAGGCGTGCCTCAATGCATTGAAAAAATGCAATGTGAAGGCAAAGACGCTGGAAAAGAAGGATGACAAGGCGAAGGTCGAATTGACGATTGATACGCTCGACGCAAGCTCGATGGATATGGATAAGATTGCGAACGAAACGCAGGCGGGCATCGCGCCGGATGCTTCACTGGATGCGGCCATGGACGCATTTATGAAGAACTTCGCCAAGGCTATCGAAGGCCTCCAGCCGAAGGGTACGAAGACGATCCAGGTGGAATGCACCTATGACAGCTCCAAGGGCGTATGGCTGCCGAACGATATGGTGGGCACGTCAGATAAGATTCTCGAAACGGCGGGAGGAGAGCTGATGAAATAA
- the gpmI gene encoding 2,3-bisphosphoglycerate-independent phosphoglycerate mutase has product MATLKHAPVALIIMDGWGIGDPKDPTNAIAVGKTPVLDGLTAKYPHAQLQASGEYVGLPDGQMGNSEVGHTNIGAGRIIYQELTRITKAIADGTFFENKALLHAIAGAKKSGGALHLLGLVSPGGVHSHEKHLYGLLEMAKRNGIEKVYVHAFLDGRDVPPTSAAGYLAELEEKCREIGVGEIATIAGRYYAMDRDKRWERVEKAYDAIAKGDGVKKATAKEAIEASYAEKVTDEFVIPAVIDGYAGMKKGDGVIFFNFRPDRARELTHAFTDTKFDGFPRVEGLDLAFTTMTQYEEGMNVEIAYPPETIKNTLGSIIEQKGLTQLRIAETEKYAHVTFFFNGGVEEPYKGEDRILVPSPKVATYDLQPEMSALEVTDKVVAAIESGKYDFIILNYANGDMVGHTGVMEAAVKAVETVDACVGRFVEAAQKMGGEVCIIADHGNADRMVDHATGQPFTAHTTNPVPFICVSDRVKKAHDGALCDIAPTLLTLAGLEIPPEMTGKPLVEMK; this is encoded by the coding sequence ATGGCAACTTTGAAACATGCACCGGTCGCGCTCATCATCATGGACGGCTGGGGAATCGGCGACCCGAAAGACCCGACGAACGCCATCGCCGTCGGAAAGACGCCCGTCTTGGACGGCCTCACGGCGAAATATCCGCACGCCCAGCTGCAGGCATCGGGCGAGTACGTCGGCCTGCCCGACGGGCAGATGGGCAACTCCGAGGTCGGGCATACGAACATCGGCGCAGGACGCATCATCTACCAGGAGCTCACGCGCATCACGAAGGCGATCGCCGACGGTACGTTCTTCGAGAACAAGGCGCTGCTCCATGCCATCGCGGGTGCGAAGAAGTCGGGCGGCGCACTGCACCTCCTCGGTCTCGTTTCGCCAGGCGGCGTGCACAGCCACGAAAAGCATCTCTACGGGCTTCTTGAAATGGCGAAGCGGAACGGTATCGAGAAGGTCTATGTGCATGCCTTCCTCGACGGCCGTGACGTGCCTCCGACGAGCGCGGCGGGCTATCTTGCCGAACTCGAAGAGAAATGCCGCGAGATCGGCGTCGGCGAGATCGCGACGATCGCGGGACGTTACTACGCCATGGATCGCGACAAGCGCTGGGAGCGCGTCGAGAAGGCGTATGACGCCATCGCCAAGGGAGACGGCGTGAAGAAAGCGACGGCGAAGGAAGCTATTGAGGCCTCGTATGCGGAGAAGGTGACGGACGAGTTCGTCATCCCTGCCGTCATCGACGGCTATGCGGGCATGAAGAAGGGCGACGGCGTCATATTCTTCAATTTCCGCCCCGACCGCGCGAGAGAACTCACGCATGCCTTCACCGATACGAAGTTTGACGGCTTCCCGCGCGTCGAAGGGCTTGATCTCGCGTTCACGACCATGACGCAGTACGAGGAAGGCATGAACGTCGAAATCGCCTACCCGCCCGAGACCATCAAGAACACGCTCGGCTCGATCATCGAGCAGAAGGGCTTGACACAGCTTCGTATCGCCGAGACGGAGAAGTACGCGCACGTCACGTTCTTCTTCAACGGCGGCGTCGAAGAGCCGTACAAGGGCGAGGATCGCATCCTCGTTCCCTCGCCGAAGGTCGCGACGTACGATCTGCAGCCTGAGATGAGCGCACTCGAAGTCACGGACAAGGTCGTCGCTGCCATTGAGTCTGGAAAGTACGACTTCATCATTCTGAACTACGCGAACGGCGACATGGTCGGTCATACGGGCGTCATGGAAGCCGCCGTCAAGGCGGTTGAGACGGTCGATGCCTGCGTCGGCCGCTTCGTCGAGGCGGCGCAGAAGATGGGCGGCGAAGTTTGCATCATCGCCGATCACGGCAACGCTGACCGCATGGTCGACCACGCGACGGGGCAGCCTTTCACGGCGCATACGACGAATCCCGTGCCGTTTATATGCGTGTCCGACCGCGTGAAGAAAGCACATGACGGCGCACTATGCGACATCGCTCCGACGCTCCTGACGCTCGCAGGACTCGAAATCCCGCCCGAAATGACGGGCAAACCCCTCGTGGAAATGAAGTAA
- the tpiA gene encoding triose-phosphate isomerase: protein MARRPIIAGNWKMNNTIAEGVALVKELMPLVKDAKDVDVVACPTATALAAVAEAVKGSNIHIGAQNVHWEKSGAYTGEISTDMLKEIGVDYCVLGHSERREYFGETDEGVNKRAKAAYAAGITPIICCGEPLEIREANTYIDFVTKQIKAALDGFSADEVAHLVIAYEPIWAIGTGKTATFEQAEEVCAAIRATVAEVFNQAAADAIRIQYGGSVKPATIAGLMEKPNVDGALVGGASLKAKDFSEIVKF from the coding sequence ATGGCAAGAAGGCCCATCATTGCAGGCAACTGGAAGATGAACAATACGATCGCCGAGGGCGTAGCGCTCGTCAAGGAGCTTATGCCGCTCGTGAAGGATGCAAAGGACGTCGACGTCGTCGCTTGCCCGACGGCGACAGCTCTCGCCGCTGTGGCAGAAGCCGTCAAAGGCTCGAACATCCACATCGGCGCACAGAACGTACATTGGGAGAAGAGCGGCGCCTATACGGGCGAGATTTCGACGGATATGCTCAAGGAGATCGGCGTCGACTACTGCGTGCTCGGCCACTCCGAACGCCGCGAGTACTTCGGCGAGACGGACGAGGGTGTCAACAAGCGTGCCAAAGCTGCCTATGCGGCGGGCATCACGCCGATCATCTGCTGCGGCGAACCGCTTGAAATCCGCGAGGCGAACACCTACATCGACTTCGTGACGAAGCAGATCAAGGCGGCACTCGACGGCTTCTCTGCCGATGAGGTCGCTCATCTCGTCATCGCCTACGAGCCGATCTGGGCGATCGGCACGGGCAAGACGGCGACCTTTGAGCAGGCGGAGGAAGTCTGCGCCGCCATTCGCGCGACGGTCGCCGAGGTGTTCAACCAGGCGGCGGCAGACGCCATCCGCATCCAGTACGGCGGCAGCGTCAAGCCCGCAACGATCGCAGGACTCATGGAGAAGCCGAACGTCGACGGCGCTCTCGTCGGCGGCGCATCGCTCAAGGCGAAAGATTTCAGCGAGATCGTGAAATTCTGA
- a CDS encoding phosphoglycerate kinase, whose product MNKKTIKDIDVKGKKVFVRVDYNVPFDDKMNITNDTRMVRTLPTLNYLLDGGAALILACHIGRPTEAKEEKFSTKHLVKHLSELLKKDVKWASDCVGPEAEKAAADLKPGEVLLLENLRYHKEEKKNDPAFAKQLASLADIAVDDAFGVAHRAHASNVGIASDLETVAGFLMEKEINYIGKTLEAPAHPFVAIIGGAKVSDKIGVISNMIEKVDTIIIGGGMAHTFDAAKGLPIGDSLCEPDKMDLAKELLEKAKAKGVKVILPLDVAVANMFPLADEAKFASEGKTKVVAVDKVENGWQALDSGPKTSEAYVEALKGAKTIIWNGPMGVFECDEFAKGTLAVAKAVADATEAGATSIVGGGDSIAALKKTGLSDKISHISTGGGATLEFLEGKVLPGIAAIAEK is encoded by the coding sequence ATGAACAAGAAGACGATCAAGGACATCGACGTCAAGGGCAAGAAGGTCTTCGTGCGCGTCGATTACAATGTGCCGTTCGACGACAAGATGAATATCACGAATGACACGCGCATGGTGCGCACGCTGCCGACGCTCAATTATCTTCTTGACGGTGGCGCTGCGCTGATCCTCGCGTGCCACATCGGTCGCCCGACGGAGGCGAAGGAGGAGAAGTTCTCGACGAAGCATCTCGTCAAGCACCTTTCGGAACTCTTGAAGAAGGATGTGAAGTGGGCGTCCGATTGCGTAGGGCCTGAGGCCGAGAAGGCAGCTGCGGACTTGAAGCCTGGTGAGGTTCTGCTCCTCGAAAATTTGCGCTATCACAAGGAAGAGAAGAAGAATGATCCGGCTTTCGCCAAGCAGCTTGCCTCGCTTGCGGACATCGCCGTTGACGATGCCTTCGGCGTCGCGCACCGCGCTCATGCCTCGAATGTCGGCATCGCTTCTGATCTTGAAACGGTCGCGGGTTTCCTCATGGAGAAGGAGATCAACTACATCGGCAAGACGCTCGAAGCACCCGCGCATCCTTTCGTCGCTATCATCGGCGGCGCAAAGGTCTCGGATAAGATCGGCGTCATCAGCAACATGATCGAGAAGGTCGACACGATCATCATCGGCGGCGGCATGGCGCACACGTTCGATGCGGCCAAGGGGCTGCCGATCGGCGATTCACTGTGCGAGCCGGACAAGATGGATCTCGCGAAGGAGCTTCTCGAAAAGGCGAAGGCGAAGGGCGTCAAGGTCATCCTGCCGCTCGATGTCGCCGTCGCGAACATGTTCCCGCTCGCTGACGAGGCGAAGTTCGCTTCCGAAGGCAAGACGAAGGTCGTTGCGGTCGACAAGGTGGAGAACGGTTGGCAGGCGCTCGACAGCGGCCCGAAGACGTCGGAGGCGTATGTCGAAGCGCTGAAGGGCGCGAAGACGATCATTTGGAACGGTCCGATGGGCGTATTCGAGTGCGACGAGTTCGCCAAGGGCACGCTCGCAGTCGCGAAAGCCGTCGCCGATGCGACGGAGGCGGGCGCGACGAGCATCGTCGGCGGCGGCGATTCCATCGCGGCGCTGAAGAAGACGGGGCTTTCGGACAAGATTTCGCACATCTCGACGGGCGGCGGTGCGACGCTGGAGTTCCTGGAGGGCAAGGTTCTGCCGGGCATCGCGGCGATTGCCGAGAAGTAA
- the gap gene encoding type I glyceraldehyde-3-phosphate dehydrogenase, translating into MAVKVAINGFGRIGRLAFRQMFDAEGYEVVAINDLTNPKMLAHLLKYDSTQGKYEYADKVEAGEDSITVNGKKINIYKEADASKIPWGKHDVDVVLECTGFYTSKEKASAHLAAGAKKVVISAPAGNDLPTIVFNVNHKILKPEDKIISAASCTTNCLAPMAKGLNDLAPIQSGIMATIHAYTGDQMTLDGPQRKGDLRRSRAAAVNIVPNSTGAAKAIGLVIPELKGKLIGAAQRVPTPTGSTTLLFAVVKGEVTVEQINAQMKKEATESYGYNEDEIVSSDIVGMRYGSLFDATQTMVSPIGDGNTQVQVVSWYDNENSYTSQMVRTIKYFAELK; encoded by the coding sequence ATGGCAGTAAAAGTAGCGATCAATGGTTTCGGACGTATCGGCCGCCTCGCGTTTCGTCAGATGTTTGATGCAGAGGGCTATGAAGTCGTAGCCATCAACGATCTCACGAACCCCAAGATGCTCGCGCACCTCTTGAAGTATGATTCGACGCAGGGCAAGTACGAATACGCGGACAAGGTGGAAGCCGGCGAGGACTCCATCACGGTCAACGGCAAGAAGATCAACATCTATAAGGAAGCCGATGCCTCGAAGATTCCTTGGGGCAAGCATGACGTCGACGTCGTACTCGAATGCACGGGCTTCTATACCTCGAAGGAAAAGGCTTCGGCGCATCTGGCCGCCGGCGCGAAGAAGGTCGTCATCTCGGCGCCTGCCGGCAACGATCTGCCGACGATCGTCTTCAATGTCAACCACAAGATTCTGAAGCCTGAGGACAAGATCATTTCGGCGGCTTCTTGCACGACGAACTGCCTCGCTCCGATGGCGAAGGGTCTCAATGACCTCGCGCCGATCCAGAGCGGCATCATGGCGACGATCCATGCCTATACGGGCGATCAGATGACTTTGGACGGCCCGCAGCGCAAGGGCGATCTGCGCCGCAGCCGCGCCGCCGCCGTCAACATTGTGCCGAACTCGACGGGCGCGGCGAAGGCGATCGGTCTCGTCATCCCCGAGCTCAAGGGCAAGCTCATCGGCGCTGCGCAGCGCGTCCCGACTCCTACGGGTTCGACGACGCTCCTCTTCGCTGTCGTCAAGGGTGAGGTCACGGTCGAGCAGATCAACGCGCAGATGAAGAAGGAAGCGACGGAGTCCTACGGCTACAACGAGGACGAGATCGTATCGAGCGACATCGTCGGCATGCGCTACGGCTCGCTCTTCGATGCGACTCAGACGATGGTCAGCCCCATCGGTGACGGCAACACGCAGGTGCAGGTTGTTTCGTGGTACGACAACGAGAACAGCTACACGAGCCAGATGGTTCGCACGATCAAGTACTTTGCTGAACTGAAGTAA
- a CDS encoding PepSY domain-containing protein has translation MTNCLFQPVYRVKCYANNVKYELILDAQSGAVLYREVDD, from the coding sequence ATGACCAACTGTTTGTTCCAGCCCGTTTATCGCGTGAAGTGCTATGCAAATAATGTGAAGTATGAGCTGATTCTCGACGCGCAGTCGGGCGCGGTGCTCTACCGCGAGGTTGACGACTGA
- a CDS encoding nuclease, which translates to MVEEFYGKISRSGSNLSDSLEDKLTGDFFGTLRYMDFCDGLQPILCGALRKSEKQQAESQAAIQLIENANCTNISDEEHIKFWPKHDLGELDVLLNFDNCCIGIEVKFQSGLSSDDQLIREANILCDLAKDKKKILLFIAKHEACISVYRKYKNIISKDVHFVFASWEDILQSMKDILHGGKGSKYTFGQKLMIRDLVRLLTRKDLDTFLSMTNGIADKLGQLIEKERYFMADRKNNKDYTTNYKNAAFVVFMTYKNVEKLLKEIESKSKECGYVFIKWYEEKCAGIVDDIWLTFSKEANTGSGDTSLYAVNIFLTNTNEDDPSDPIFRVLRYISPNAISKNLTREKLVDTFDKNANAERDTCDIVVDEITMTLHQRDINNSKKHAGLQGCYYVDLPLMSISQDDIKRVFHIFDELSKQSDIAYSQQATNEE; encoded by the coding sequence ATGGTCGAGGAATTTTATGGAAAAATCAGCCGATCGGGCTCGAACCTATCCGACAGTTTGGAGGATAAGCTGACCGGAGATTTTTTCGGTACATTAAGGTACATGGATTTTTGTGATGGATTGCAGCCCATACTATGCGGGGCATTACGCAAATCGGAGAAGCAGCAGGCTGAATCACAGGCTGCAATTCAGCTCATAGAAAACGCGAATTGCACAAATATCAGCGATGAGGAACATATCAAATTCTGGCCGAAACATGATCTTGGGGAATTGGATGTTTTGCTAAACTTTGACAATTGCTGTATTGGCATTGAGGTAAAGTTCCAGAGCGGACTGTCCTCAGACGATCAGCTCATTCGCGAAGCAAACATTTTGTGCGATTTGGCCAAAGATAAAAAGAAAATCCTGCTGTTCATTGCAAAGCACGAAGCATGCATATCGGTTTATCGTAAATATAAGAACATTATAAGCAAGGATGTCCATTTCGTTTTTGCGAGTTGGGAAGACATATTGCAATCGATGAAGGATATTTTACATGGGGGGAAGGGAAGCAAATATACCTTTGGGCAGAAATTGATGATACGTGATTTGGTAAGATTATTGACAAGAAAGGACTTAGATACCTTTTTGTCTATGACAAATGGTATTGCCGATAAACTGGGTCAATTAATAGAAAAGGAAAGATACTTTATGGCAGATCGTAAAAATAATAAGGATTATACGACGAACTATAAGAATGCCGCCTTTGTAGTTTTTATGACGTACAAAAATGTAGAGAAATTGCTCAAGGAGATAGAATCTAAATCCAAGGAATGTGGATATGTGTTTATAAAGTGGTATGAAGAGAAGTGTGCCGGTATTGTGGATGATATTTGGCTGACGTTTAGCAAAGAAGCAAATACAGGCAGCGGGGACACTTCGTTGTATGCAGTGAATATCTTTTTGACGAACACAAATGAAGACGATCCGTCGGATCCGATTTTCAGAGTTTTGAGGTATATTTCGCCAAATGCTATTTCAAAAAATCTCACGAGAGAAAAATTAGTAGATACGTTTGATAAAAATGCTAATGCAGAAAGGGATACTTGCGATATCGTTGTGGATGAAATTACTATGACGTTACATCAGAGAGATATCAATAACTCGAAAAAACACGCTGGCTTGCAGGGTTGTTATTATGTAGATTTACCCTTGATGAGCATTTCACAAGATGACATCAAACGAGTTTTCCATATTTTTGATGAACTGTCGAAGCAGTCTGACATAGCATATTCGCAGCAAGCGACGAACGAAGAATAG
- a CDS encoding WYL domain-containing protein, with translation MYPYGLQDKKLLNMLILEILEQYTDSDHRLTQLEIVDLLEKNYGIPCTRQTVKNNLMLLKDMGYEISLKSGVCLMSRQFEDAELRMLIDSVLFSRTLSGAQAERLIEKLVGLGNKYFHAKVKHVSHLPKLIHSDNKQVLLNLDVLNDAIEQGRKVSFIYNSYGKDFKLHPKREEPYIVSPYQMVANQGRYYLLGNHDKYKNISHYRLDCMTKVKMLEDKAKPKKQVEDFAQGYSLPKHMAEHIYMFSGPSVQVKMRVWDQMMSQLIDWFGKDFRIVQEDADELIVSVACNEKAMKYWALQYGEYAEILEPKSLRDAIRKAVRDMGKKYLSGEME, from the coding sequence ATGTATCCTTATGGACTGCAGGACAAGAAGCTCCTGAACATGCTGATCCTGGAGATTTTGGAGCAGTATACGGACAGCGACCACCGCTTGACGCAGCTGGAAATCGTGGATTTGCTGGAAAAAAACTATGGCATTCCATGCACTCGGCAGACGGTCAAGAACAATCTTATGCTCCTTAAGGATATGGGGTATGAGATTTCTCTGAAAAGCGGCGTTTGCCTTATGTCGCGCCAGTTTGAGGATGCGGAACTGAGGATGCTGATCGACAGTGTCCTCTTCTCCCGCACGCTTTCCGGCGCACAGGCCGAACGGCTGATTGAGAAGCTGGTAGGGCTTGGAAACAAATACTTCCATGCCAAAGTGAAGCACGTTTCCCATCTGCCGAAACTCATACACTCGGACAACAAGCAAGTCCTGCTGAATCTGGATGTGCTGAACGATGCCATTGAGCAGGGGAGGAAAGTCAGCTTCATTTATAACAGCTATGGTAAGGACTTCAAGCTGCATCCCAAGCGGGAAGAACCGTACATCGTAAGTCCGTATCAGATGGTGGCAAATCAAGGCAGATATTATTTGCTTGGCAATCATGATAAATACAAGAATATTTCCCATTATCGCTTGGATTGCATGACGAAGGTGAAAATGCTTGAGGACAAGGCCAAGCCGAAGAAGCAGGTGGAAGACTTTGCCCAAGGCTACAGTTTGCCCAAGCACATGGCAGAGCACATCTATATGTTCAGCGGTCCGAGCGTGCAAGTGAAGATGCGCGTCTGGGATCAAATGATGAGCCAGTTGATCGACTGGTTCGGCAAGGATTTCCGCATTGTGCAGGAGGATGCGGATGAACTCATCGTTTCCGTTGCCTGCAACGAAAAGGCGATGAAATATTGGGCGTTGCAGTATGGAGAATATGCGGAGATCTTAGAGCCGAAAAGCCTGCGGGATGCGATTCGTAAGGCGGTAAGGGATATGGGAAAGAAGTATCTGTCAGGTGAGATGGAATAA
- a CDS encoding helix-turn-helix domain-containing protein produces MSHDLATPLTAIKGYASGILDGIAFSKDKLFYRIWGMNALGDTATVMVHINRIREKIEPNPTTPIYIETVWGVGYRFRDDAGHKG; encoded by the coding sequence ATCTCGCACGATCTCGCGACGCCCCTGACTGCCATCAAGGGCTATGCAAGCGGCATCCTCGACGGTATCGCTTTCAGCAAGGACAAGCTCTTCTACCGCATCTGGGGCATGAACGCCCTCGGCGACACGGCGACCGTCATGGTTCACATCAACCGCATCCGCGAAAAGATCGAGCCGAACCCCACTACGCCCATTTACATCGAAACCGTCTGGGGCGTCGGCTACCGATTTCGAGATGACGCCGGGCATAAAGGTTGA
- a CDS encoding nuclease: MKSSTNFNPEDLLLGYANPAYDQHAKRLLAQKDVVARILKGVIPEFHEIDLTTIAEQCIEGEPEIGTIPVDMDKTNAARQTPKEIRGNNTESASPTEGWIRFGILFHAKVPQTGARITLIVNIEAQKTQSHNRLGYALLRRAVYYACRLISSQKETEFAKSNYNDIKKVYSVWICMDSPDSKSAINFYDMHERHLLRHTKAEKSDYDLLSIIMIYLGTDDSSNKLVRFLKLLFRDTEKSAAEKKKLLEEEFNLDISSDMEKEMNTMCNLSEGIFERGIEQGISQGISQGISQGISQGRAQGILQGESGMILSMLKKGYDLASIADISQWSISKIEQLAKAHRLL; this comes from the coding sequence ATGAAGTCATCGACAAACTTCAATCCCGAGGATCTGCTGCTCGGCTATGCGAATCCCGCCTACGATCAACATGCCAAGCGCCTGCTCGCCCAAAAGGATGTCGTAGCTCGAATTCTCAAGGGTGTCATTCCTGAATTCCATGAAATCGACTTGACGACCATCGCCGAACAATGCATCGAAGGCGAACCCGAAATTGGCACCATCCCAGTCGACATGGACAAGACGAACGCCGCACGGCAAACGCCAAAAGAAATCCGCGGCAACAATACGGAAAGCGCCAGTCCCACGGAAGGCTGGATTCGCTTCGGCATCCTGTTCCATGCAAAAGTTCCCCAAACAGGCGCGAGAATCACTTTGATTGTCAACATCGAGGCTCAAAAGACACAATCGCACAATCGTCTTGGCTATGCGCTGCTGCGCCGAGCCGTATACTATGCCTGTCGCTTGATTTCTTCCCAGAAGGAAACGGAATTTGCCAAATCAAACTATAACGACATCAAAAAAGTCTATTCCGTTTGGATCTGCATGGACTCCCCCGACAGCAAAAGTGCCATCAATTTCTATGATATGCACGAGCGTCACCTGTTGCGTCACACAAAGGCAGAAAAAAGTGATTACGACCTGTTAAGCATCATCATGATCTATCTCGGCACAGACGATTCCAGCAACAAGCTCGTCCGCTTCCTCAAACTCCTGTTTCGTGACACAGAAAAGTCGGCTGCGGAAAAGAAGAAACTTTTGGAAGAAGAATTCAACCTTGATATTTCCTCCGATATGGAAAAGGAGATGAACACCATGTGCAATTTGAGCGAAGGCATCTTCGAGCGCGGTATAGAGCAAGGCATCTCGCAAGGCATCTCGCAAGGCATCTCGCAAGGCATCTCACAAGGACGTGCGCAGGGCATCCTCCAGGGTGAATCCGGCATGATACTTTCCATGCTGAAGAAGGGTTACGATCTCGCGAGCATCGCCGATATATCCCAGTGGTCCATCAGCAAGATCGAGCAACTGGCAAAAGCGCATCGCTTGCTGTGA
- a CDS encoding MetQ/NlpA family ABC transporter substrate-binding protein yields the protein MKKLFVILAALTLSVFALAGCGEQSASKTIKVGATPVPHAEILETIKPLLEKEGYKLEVVEFTDYVQPNVALNDKELDANFFQHLPYLDNFISEHKEMKLANAGGVHIEPMGVYSRKIKKLDELSDGASVAIPNDPTNGGRSLLLLEKAGLLKLREGSGTNPTVHDITENKKNLKFQEVEAAQVPRTLDDVDAAVINTNYAMQANLVPTKDALFMEDSTSPYVNIVAVRTGDEKRPEIQALMKALRSEEVKKFIDEKYKGAIVPAF from the coding sequence ATGAAGAAACTATTCGTCATCCTCGCGGCGCTCACGCTCTCCGTTTTTGCCCTGGCAGGCTGCGGCGAACAAAGTGCATCCAAGACCATCAAGGTCGGCGCGACGCCTGTGCCGCACGCTGAGATCCTTGAGACGATCAAGCCGCTCTTGGAAAAGGAAGGATACAAGCTGGAAGTCGTCGAGTTCACCGACTATGTGCAGCCGAATGTCGCGTTGAACGACAAAGAGCTTGACGCGAACTTCTTCCAGCATCTGCCGTACCTCGACAACTTCATTTCCGAGCACAAGGAAATGAAGCTCGCGAACGCCGGCGGCGTCCACATCGAGCCGATGGGCGTCTACTCGCGCAAGATCAAGAAGCTCGACGAGCTCTCTGACGGTGCGTCCGTCGCGATCCCGAACGATCCGACGAACGGCGGCCGCTCGCTCCTGCTCCTTGAAAAGGCCGGCCTTTTGAAGCTCAGGGAAGGCTCGGGCACGAACCCGACGGTGCATGACATCACGGAGAACAAGAAGAACCTCAAGTTCCAGGAAGTCGAAGCCGCGCAGGTGCCGCGCACGCTCGATGACGTCGATGCCGCCGTCATCAACACGAACTATGCGATGCAGGCGAACCTCGTTCCGACGAAGGACGCGCTCTTCATGGAAGACAGCACCTCGCCCTACGTCAACATCGTCGCCGTGCGCACGGGCGACGAGAAGCGTCCCGAGATTCAGGCGCTGATGAAGGCGCTGAGATCCGAGGAAGTCAAGAAGTTCATCGACGAGAAGTACAAGGGCGCGATCGTCCCCGCGTTCTAA
- a CDS encoding methionine ABC transporter permease, translating to MSADMLPLLTKALGETVYMVVVSMIVASLIGIPLGVLLATTAKGQILECMPLNRAIGAVVNALRSIPFIILMVAIIPFTRFIVGTSIGTTAAMVPLVLASIPFIGRQVETSLREVPAGLVEAALSMGATPYQIVRRVLLPESMPSIVAQLTTVVIALVGESAMAGAIGGGGLGDLAIRYGYQRFRPDIMIATVVILIVLVQIVQFLGNRLANGLNKK from the coding sequence ATGTCCGCTGATATGCTGCCGCTTCTTACGAAGGCGCTCGGCGAGACGGTCTACATGGTCGTCGTCTCGATGATCGTCGCGAGCCTCATCGGCATCCCGCTCGGCGTGCTGCTCGCAACGACGGCAAAGGGGCAGATCCTCGAATGTATGCCTTTGAACCGTGCCATCGGCGCTGTCGTCAACGCGCTTCGCTCGATCCCGTTCATCATCCTGATGGTCGCGATCATCCCGTTCACGCGCTTCATCGTCGGCACGTCCATCGGCACGACGGCGGCGATGGTGCCGCTCGTCCTCGCCTCGATCCCCTTCATCGGACGGCAGGTCGAGACATCGCTTCGGGAAGTGCCCGCAGGACTCGTCGAAGCTGCGCTTTCGATGGGCGCTACGCCCTATCAGATCGTGCGGCGCGTGCTTTTGCCTGAGTCCATGCCGAGCATCGTCGCTCAGCTCACGACCGTCGTCATCGCCCTCGTCGGCGAGTCGGCGATGGCGGGCGCGATCGGCGGCGGCGGTCTCGGCGATCTCGCGATCCGCTACGGTTACCAGCGCTTTCGCCCCGACATCATGATCGCGACCGTCGTCATACTCATCGTCCTCGTGCAAATCGTCCAGTTCCTGGGCAACCGCCTGGCGAACGGCTTGAATAAAAAGTAA